A genome region from Falco rusticolus isolate bFalRus1 unplaced genomic scaffold, bFalRus1.pri scaffold_84_arrow_ctg1, whole genome shotgun sequence includes the following:
- the LOC119142209 gene encoding leucine-rich repeat transmembrane protein FLRT1-like: MAPPPLHLLLLLLLPLPPPTLAAPRGGGGAPFPSPLLCIVTAVAALAITAAACPTVCRCAGGRVYCNDRGLTAVPEGLPAGATTLFLQNNRIGDAGIPARLGRLPALKVLYLYANALEQLPAHLPPALRELHLQENNVRGLCRRALARAPLLERLHLDDNSVSAAGIEEDAFAENRRLRLLFLSRNHLSSVPPGLPPALEELRLDDNRIHTIPLRAFEGLPALRRLVLDGNLLANQRMADDTFSRLGNLSELSLGRNALAAPPANLPRARLRRLSLAANAISHVPAGALARMRSLERLDLSDNNLTTLPRGLFDDLGSLSHLGLRNNPWFCGCNLAWLRDWLRRRAPRGLEVKGLLCQAPARLRGLPVGELGGEMDACEPPAAAAAAGTGAASPGAAAAASPGVMAASPSTAASPGVPASTGGLWVQAAPGGSLRVRWPPAPPGMSLRLSWLRPGAGAVTETLVRGERGEYVVTALQPRATYRVCLSALDAPSAASPPLCTQARAGGEAPPISPGPPPPQGTPP, encoded by the coding sequence atggccccccctcccctgcacctcctcctcctcctcctcctcccccttcctccccccaccctggctgccccgcgggggggggggggggctcctttcccctctcccctcctgtGCATTGTCACCGCCGTCGCTGCGCTCGCCATCACCGCTGCCGCCTGTCCCACCGTGTGCCGCTGTGCTGGCGGCCGCGTCTACTGCAACGACCGCGGCCTGACAGCCGTGCCCGAGGGTCTCCCTGCTGGAGCCACCACCCTCTTCCTCCAAAACAACCGGATCGGTGACGCTGGCATCCCGGCTCGCCTGGGGCGCCTGCCGGCGCTGAAGGTACTATACCTGTATGCCAACGCGCTGGAGCAGCTGCCGGCACACCTGCCACCGGCGCTGCGTGAGCTGCACCTGCAGGAAAACAACGTGCGCGGGCTGTGCCGGCGGGCGCTGGCGCGGGCACCGCTGCTGGAGCGCCTGCACCTGGATGACAACTCGGTGTCGGCCGCCGGCATCGAGGAGGACGCCTTTGCCGAGAACCGCCGCCTGCGCCTGCTGTTCCTGTCGCGCAACCACCTCAGCAGCGTGCCGCCGGGGCTGCCACCGGCGCTGGAGGAGCTGCGGCTGGACGACAACCGCATCCACACCATCCCGCTGCGCGCCTTTGAGGGGCTGCCAGCGCTGCGGCGCCTGGTGCTGGACGGGAACCTGCTGGCCAACCAGCGCATGGCGGACGACACCTTCAGCCGCCTGGGCAACCTGAGTGAGCTGTCGCTGGGCCGCAACGCGCTGGCGGCACCGCCGGCCAACCTGCCCCGCGCCCGCCTGCGCCGCCTCTCGCTGGCCGCCAATGCCATCAGCCACGTGCCCGCCGGTGCGCTGGCGCGGATGCGCTCGCTGGAGCGCCTGGACCTCTCGGACAACAACCTGACCACACTGCCGCGGGGGCTCTTCGACGACCTGGGCAGCCTGAGCCACCTGGGGCTGCGCAACAACCCCTGGTTCTGCGGCTGCAACCTGGCCTGGCTGCGGGACTGGCTGCGACGGCGCGCGCCGCGGGGGCTGGAGGTCAaggggctgctgtgccaggcgCCGGCGCggctgcgggggctgccggtgggggagctggggggggagaTGGACGCCTGTGAGCCccctgccgctgctgccgcgGCAGGCACGGGGGCAGCCTCACCGGGTGCTGCGGCAGCGGCGTCGCCCGGTGTCATGGCAGCGTCACCGAGCACAGCGGCATCGCCGGGGGTCCCAGCGTCGACGGGTGGGCTGTGGGTGCAGGCGGCGCCTGGGGGGTCTCTGAGGGTGCGGtggcccccggccccccccggcaTGTCACTGCGGTTGAGCTGGCTGCGCCCGGGGGCAGGGGCGGTGACGGAAACCCTggtgcggggggagcggggggagtACGTGGTGACGGCGCTGCAGCCACGGGCAACCTACCGCGTGTGCTTGTCTGCACTCGACGCCCCCAGCGCCGCCAGCCCCCCACTCTGCACCCAGGCTCGTGCCGGTGGTGAGGCCCCCCCCATATCaccaggccccccccccccccaagggaCGCCCCCCTag
- the STIP1 gene encoding stress-induced-phosphoprotein 1, producing the protein MVGQRRPWRPIGVRRLAFVPASGGKAGLERGGHLFPSRPMARRDCSYLPMGIRAGAGGRSRRPMGGKWAGREASSSFQKAARSRRERSGAGRAAMEEAQELKERGNRALAAGDVGGAVRHYTAAIALDSRNHVLFSNRSAAYARQGDYARALADACRTLELRPDWAKGYSRKAAALEFLHRFEEAKAAYEEGLKHEPGNAQLKEGLRGVEARLAERKLLNPFSVPDLYGRLEGDPRTRALLGDPEYRRLLEQLRSHPAQLGTKLQDPRVMTTLSVLLGVDLSGAEEEEEAPSPPPPPPPQPPTQPPPPQELPENKKEAQQEKELGNAAYKRKEFPTALAHYTRAEELDPTNMTYVTNQAAVYFETGDYNRCRELCEKAIEVGRENREDYRQIAKAYARIGNSYLREERYKEAVNFYNKSLAEHRTPDVLKKCQQAEKILKEQERLAYIDPDLALEEKNKGNECFQRGDYPQAMKHYSEAIRRNPHEARLYSNRAACYTKLLEFPLALKDCEECIRLEPSFIKGYTRKAAALEAMKDYSKAMDVYQRALDLDPSCKEAGEGYQRCLLAQYNRQDTPEEVKRRAMADPEVQQIMSDPAMRLILEQMQKDPQALSEHLKNPVIAQKIQKLMDVGLIAIR; encoded by the exons ATGGTCGGCCAGCGTCGGCCGTGGCGGCCAATCGGCGTGCGGAGGCTGGCCTTTGTGCCGGCTTCCGGCGGGAAGGCGGGGCTTGAGAGAGGCGGGCACCTCTTTCCCTCTCGGCCAATGGCAAGGCGGGACTGCAGCTATCTACCAATGGGCATTcgcgcgggggcgggcgggcggagcCGCCGGCCAATGGGGGGCAAGTGGGCGGGGCGCGAGGCTTCTAGCAGCTTCCAGAAGGCGGCGCGTTCGCggcgggagcggagcggagccgGCCGGGCCGCCATGGAGGAG GCGCAGGAGCTGAAGGAGCGGGGCAACCGGGCGCTGGCGGCAGGGGACGTGGGGGGGGCTGTGCGCCATTACACAGCAGCCATCGCCCTGGACAGCCGCAACCATGTCCTCTTCAGCAACCGCTCAGCTGCCTACGCCCGTCAGGGCGACTACGCCCGAGCCCTGGCTGACGCCTGCCGCACCCTTGAGCTGCGCCCTGACTGGGCCAag GGGTACTCACGCAAGGCAGCGGCGCTGGAGTTCCTGCATCGCTTCGAGGAGGCCAAGGCAGCTTATGAAGAGGGGCTGAAGCACGAGCCGGGCAACGCGCAGCTCAaggaggggctgcggggggtgGAGGCACGGCTGGCAG AGCGGAAGCTGCTGAACCCCTTCAGTGTGCCAGACCTTTATGGGCGGCTGGAGGGGGACCCCCGAACCCGGGCGCTGCTGGGGGACCCCGAGTACCGgcggctgctggagcagctgcgcagccacccagcccagctgggcac aaagCTGCAAGACCCCCGGGTGATGACGACTCTGagtgtgctgctgggggtggaCCTGAGTGgggctgaggaagaagaggaagccccttccccaccaccacccccccctccccagccccccacccagccccccccaccccaggagcTCCCTGAAAACAAGAAGGAG gcacagcaggaaaaggagcTGGGCAATGCTGCCTACAAGCGGAAGGAATTCCCCACTGCCTTGGCCCACTACACCCGCGCCGAGGAGCTGGACCCCACCAACATGACCTACGTCACCAACCAAGCAG CCGTCTACTTTGAGACAGGCGACTATAACCGCTGCCGAGAACTGTGCGAAAAAGCCATTGAGGTGGGACGGGAGAACCGGGAGGACTACAGGCAGATCGCAAA GGCGTATGCTCGCATCGGGAACTCGTATCTGCGGGAGGAGCGGTACAAAGAGGCTGTAAACTTCTACAATAAGTCGTTAGCCGAGCATCGTACGCCTGACGTGCTCAAGAAGTGTCAGCAG GCAGAGAAAATCTTAAAGGAGCAGGAGCGGTTGGCGTACATTGACCCTGACCTGGCACTGGAGGAGAAGAATAAAGGCAACGAGTGTTTTCAGAGAG GGGATTACCCCCAGGCCATGAAGCACTACAGCGAAGCCATTCGGCGCAACCCCCACGAGGCTCGGCTCTACAGCAACCGCGCCGCCTGCTACACCAAACTGCTCGAGTTCCCTCTGGCCCTCAAG gACTGTGAGGAGTGCATCCGCCTGGAGCCCTCCTTCA TCAAGGGCTACACGCGCAAGGCGGCGGCGCTGGAGGCCATGAAGGATTACAGCAAAGCCATGGATGTCTACCAGCGCGCCCTTGACCTCGACCCCAGCTGTAAG GAGGCGGGGGAGGGCTACCAGCGCTGCCTGCTGGCCCAGTACAACCGGCAGGACACCCCCGAGGAGGTGAAGCGTCGCGCCATGGCCGACCCCGAGGTGCAGCAGATCATGAGCGACCCCGCCATGCGCCTCATCCTGGAGCAGATGCAGAAGGATCCGCAGGCACTCAGCGA GCACCTGAAGAACCCTGTCATTGCCCAGAAGATCCAGAAGCTGATGGACGTGGGGCTGATCGCCATCCGGTGA
- the LOC119142206 gene encoding LOW QUALITY PROTEIN: fermitin family homolog 3-like (The sequence of the model RefSeq protein was modified relative to this genomic sequence to represent the inferred CDS: inserted 2 bases in 1 codon), translating to MAGLKTASGETIDGSFELQVEVEEGDAGGQAPPPAGPPRPPAAPRTLALRVTGDLHVGGLMLLIVETVGVQRDWSDHALWWVQRRQWLLRPARTLDALGVGGDARLRFAPQHRPLRLRLPNRRCLRLRLSFAEPLAQGVSQACRLLGTGSWGGSGTLRSCRCCGRWRRRRRGGRGRRAAAPPPPPDFDLSHLVLPPGEGGSVSEPLPHLPPDCYRMLVAPRGGLGPIVPPRTPRGNPLLRRTRLHAGWLDSSRSLMEQDVADDEELLLRFKYHCFLDLDPQRDSPRLALLYEQARWALLTEEIDCTEEEMMLFAALQYHIDEVVGSGEPGGAGGGNDLDDLDVALSNLEVKLGGGTEPPSPLEELTPVPELAEELEIYRPRKLALRGFRPTWAVLKETSLSYGRSPPTPGEPLQQLNLRGCEVTPDVDVGAQKFCIKLLVAAPEGMSEIQLRCRDAPQYARWLAGCRLASRGRSLAGAALGAEALGVLGVLGLXRRGGGAAPPPAGPPRPPPDPRVLLAPRFQRKVKAKQLVPRILEVLHRLGALPLPQARLRFLEAWRALPGFGLAHFLVRFKGGRRDEVLAIGPLRLLRLEPGSGTVTRAWRHSALRQWNVNWDTQQVTLELEGQVTLALAPRSAPCRVLHEFLGGYLCLAGRQPGQPLDLRLFQQLTGGQEPL from the exons aTGGCGGGGCTGAAGACGGCGAGCGGGGAGACCATCGACGGCTCCTTCGAGCTGCaggtggaggtggaggagggCGATGCCGGGGGGCAGGCGCCCCCCCCAGCAGGCCCCCCacgccccccggcagccccccgcacTCTGGCCCTCCGCGTCACCGGGGATCTCCACGTCGGTGGCCTCATGCTTCTCATCGTCGAGACTGTTG GGGTGCAGCGGGACTGGTCGGACCACGCGCTGTGGTGGGTGCAGCGGCGGCAGTGGCTCCTGCGCCCCGCGCGGACCCTGGACGCGCTGGGGGTCGGGGGGGACGCCCGGCTGCGCTTCGCCCCCCAGCACCGACCCCTGCGCCTGCGCCTGCCCAACCGCCGCTGCCTGCGCCTGCGCCTCTCCTTCGCCGAGCCCCTGGCCCAGGGGGTCAGCCAGGCCTGCCGCCTGCTGGGTacggggagctggggg ggatcCGGTACCCTGAGGAGCTGTCGCTGCTGCGGCcgctggaggaggaggaggcggggggggaggggaagaagggcagcagcccccccccctccccctgacTTCGACCTCAGCCACCTCGTGCTGCCCCCCG GCGAGGGGGGGTCGGTGTCGGAGCCCctcccccacctgccccccgACTGCTACCGGATGCTGGTGGCCCCTCGGGGGGGGCTGGGCCCCATCGTTCCCCCCCGGACCCCCCGGGGGAACCCCCTGCTGCGCCGCACCCGCCTGCACGCAGG GTGGCTGGACTCCTCGCGCTCGCTGATGGAGCAGGACGTGGCGGATgatgaggagctgctgctgcgcTTCAAGTACCACTGCTTCCTCGACCTCGACCCGCAG CGGGACAGCCCGCGCCTGGCGCTGCTGTACGAGCAGGCGCGCTGGGCGCTGCTCACGGAGGAGATTGACTGCACGGAGGAGGAGATGATGCTCTTCGCTGCCCTGCAG TACCACATTGACGAGGTGGTGGGCAGTGGGGAGCCAGGCGGCGCCGGGGGGGGCAATGACCTGGATGACCTGGACGTTGCCCTCAGCAACCTGGAGGtgaagctgggggggggcaccgagccccccagcccactg GAGGAGCTCACCCCTGTTCCcgagctggcagaggagctggagatCTACAG gccccgcAAACTGGCGTTGAGGGGCTTCCGCCCCACCTGGGCCGTGCTGAAGGAGACATCGCTGTCGTATGGACGCAGCCCCCCGACCCCGGGggagcccctgcagcagctcaacCTTCGGG gtTGTGAGGTGACCCCCGACGTGGACGTGGGCGCGCAGAAGTTTTGCATCAAACTGCTGGTGGCTGCACCCGAGGGGATGAGCGAGATCCAGCTGCGCTGCCGTGAT GCCCCCCAGTACGCGCGCTGGCTGGCCGGCTGCCGCCTGGCCTCCCGGGGCCGCTCGCTGGCGGGCGCCGCGCTGGGGGCGGAGGcgctgggggtgctgggggtgctggggct ccgccggggggggggggccgcgcccccccccgccggacccccgcgccccccgccggaCCCCCGCGTGCTCCTGGCACCCCGCTTTCAGCGCAAGGTCAAAGCCAAGCAG CTCGTGCCCCGCATCCTGGAGGTGCTGCACCGCTTGGGGGCGCTGCCCCTCCCCCAGGCCCGGCTCCGCTTCCTGGAGGCCTGGCGCGCGCTGCCCGGCTTCGGGCTCGCGCACTTCCTCgtgag GTTCAAGGGCGGCCGGCGGGACGAGGTTCTGGCCATCGGCCCCTTGCGGCTGCTGCGGCTGGAGCCCGGCAGCGGCACCGTCACCCGCGCCTGGCGGCACAGCGCCCTGCGCCAGTGGAACGTCAACTGGGACACCCAGCAG gtgacgctggagctggaggggcaggTGACACTGGCGCTGGCGCCACGCTCGGCCCCGTGCCGCGTGCTGCACGAGTTCCTGGGGGGGTACCTGTGCCTGGCGGGGCGGCAGCCGGGGCAGCCCCTCGACCTGCgcctcttccagcagctgacGGGGGGGCAGGAGCCGCTCTGA
- the TRPT1 gene encoding tRNA 2'-phosphotransferase 1 isoform X1 — MAAAGRGTGSGRRRRHREEDPSVGLSKALSYVLRHGAAAAGLPMGPDGFVEVGALLQLPRFQGVSVGVLQRLVAEDPKGRFALRPHPLRIRANQGHSLPVPALELTPLQTPAALPPTLAHGTRRRCWPPIRAGGLAPMGRTHIHLAPGLPGDPGVRSGIRPDSDIAIIIDGPRALADGIPFFRSANGVILTPGDASGRLPPKYFIQVLQLRPRRCLLPLEGPPEEGPPEEGPPEPGRVQTPPPRVPGPSQSQ; from the exons AtggccgccgcggggcggggaACGGGCtccggccggcggcggcggcaccgggAGGAG gacccctcGGTGGGGCTGTCGAAGGCGCTGAGCTACGTCCTGCGCCAcggggccgcggccgcggggctgcccATGGGGCCGG ATGGCTTCGTGGAGGTGggggccctgctgcagctgccgcGGTTCCAGGGGGTCTCGGTGGGGGTCCTGCAGCGCCTGGTGGCTGAGGACCCCAAGGGGCGCTTTGCGCTGCGCCCCCACCCCCTGCGCATCCGCGCCAACCAGGGACACTCGCTGCCG GTGCCGGCGCTGGAGCTGACGCCGCTGCAGACCCCCGCGgccctgccccccaccctggcaCACGGCACGCGCCGCCGCTGCTGGCCCCCCATCCGCGCGGGGGGGCTGGCGCCCATGGGGCGCACACACATCCACCTGGCCCCCGGTCTGCCCGGGGACCCCGGCGTGCGCAGCG gcaTAAGGCCGGACTCGGACATCGCCATCATCATCGACGGCCCGCGGGCGCTGGCGG atGGGATTCCCTTTTTCCGCTCTGCTAACGGGGTGATCCTGACGCCGGGGGACGCGAGCGGGCGGCTCCCTCCAAAATACTTCATCCAAGTCCTGCAGCTGCGGCCACGGC GGTGTCTGCTGCCGCTGGAGGGACCCCCAGAGGAGGGACCCCCAGAGGAGGGACCCCCAGAGCCGGGGAGGGTGCAGACACCCCCCCCAAGGGTCCCGGGGCCCAGTCAAAGCCAATAA
- the TRPT1 gene encoding tRNA 2'-phosphotransferase 1 isoform X2, with product MAAAGRGTGSGRRRRHREEDPSVGLSKALSYVLRHGAAAAGLPMGPDGFVEVGALLQLPRFQGVSVGVLQRLVAEDPKGRFALRPHPLRIRANQGHSLPVPALELTPLQTPAALPPTLAHGTRRRCWPPIRAGGLAPMGRTHIHLAPGLPGDPGVRSGIRPDSDIAIIIDGPRALADGIPFFRSANGVILTPGDASGRLPPKYFIQVLQLRPRRCLLPLEGPPEEGRVQTPPPRVPGPSQSQ from the exons AtggccgccgcggggcggggaACGGGCtccggccggcggcggcggcaccgggAGGAG gacccctcGGTGGGGCTGTCGAAGGCGCTGAGCTACGTCCTGCGCCAcggggccgcggccgcggggctgcccATGGGGCCGG ATGGCTTCGTGGAGGTGggggccctgctgcagctgccgcGGTTCCAGGGGGTCTCGGTGGGGGTCCTGCAGCGCCTGGTGGCTGAGGACCCCAAGGGGCGCTTTGCGCTGCGCCCCCACCCCCTGCGCATCCGCGCCAACCAGGGACACTCGCTGCCG GTGCCGGCGCTGGAGCTGACGCCGCTGCAGACCCCCGCGgccctgccccccaccctggcaCACGGCACGCGCCGCCGCTGCTGGCCCCCCATCCGCGCGGGGGGGCTGGCGCCCATGGGGCGCACACACATCCACCTGGCCCCCGGTCTGCCCGGGGACCCCGGCGTGCGCAGCG gcaTAAGGCCGGACTCGGACATCGCCATCATCATCGACGGCCCGCGGGCGCTGGCGG atGGGATTCCCTTTTTCCGCTCTGCTAACGGGGTGATCCTGACGCCGGGGGACGCGAGCGGGCGGCTCCCTCCAAAATACTTCATCCAAGTCCTGCAGCTGCGGCCACGGC GGTGTCTGCTGCCGCTGGAGGGACCCCCAGAGGA GGGGAGGGTGCAGACACCCCCCCCAAGGGTCCCGGGGCCCAGTCAAAGCCAATAA
- the TRPT1 gene encoding tRNA 2'-phosphotransferase 1 isoform X3: MPSRRDPSVGLSKALSYVLRHGAAAAGLPMGPDGFVEVGALLQLPRFQGVSVGVLQRLVAEDPKGRFALRPHPLRIRANQGHSLPVPALELTPLQTPAALPPTLAHGTRRRCWPPIRAGGLAPMGRTHIHLAPGLPGDPGVRSGIRPDSDIAIIIDGPRALADGIPFFRSANGVILTPGDASGRLPPKYFIQVLQLRPRRCLLPLEGPPEEGPPEEGPPEPGRVQTPPPRVPGPSQSQ, translated from the exons ATGCCATCCAGGCGG gacccctcGGTGGGGCTGTCGAAGGCGCTGAGCTACGTCCTGCGCCAcggggccgcggccgcggggctgcccATGGGGCCGG ATGGCTTCGTGGAGGTGggggccctgctgcagctgccgcGGTTCCAGGGGGTCTCGGTGGGGGTCCTGCAGCGCCTGGTGGCTGAGGACCCCAAGGGGCGCTTTGCGCTGCGCCCCCACCCCCTGCGCATCCGCGCCAACCAGGGACACTCGCTGCCG GTGCCGGCGCTGGAGCTGACGCCGCTGCAGACCCCCGCGgccctgccccccaccctggcaCACGGCACGCGCCGCCGCTGCTGGCCCCCCATCCGCGCGGGGGGGCTGGCGCCCATGGGGCGCACACACATCCACCTGGCCCCCGGTCTGCCCGGGGACCCCGGCGTGCGCAGCG gcaTAAGGCCGGACTCGGACATCGCCATCATCATCGACGGCCCGCGGGCGCTGGCGG atGGGATTCCCTTTTTCCGCTCTGCTAACGGGGTGATCCTGACGCCGGGGGACGCGAGCGGGCGGCTCCCTCCAAAATACTTCATCCAAGTCCTGCAGCTGCGGCCACGGC GGTGTCTGCTGCCGCTGGAGGGACCCCCAGAGGAGGGACCCCCAGAGGAGGGACCCCCAGAGCCGGGGAGGGTGCAGACACCCCCCCCAAGGGTCCCGGGGCCCAGTCAAAGCCAATAA
- the FRMD8 gene encoding LOW QUALITY PROTEIN: FERM domain-containing protein 8 (The sequence of the model RefSeq protein was modified relative to this genomic sequence to represent the inferred CDS: deleted 1 base in 1 codon), translating into MEGEGEGASAPPGAAALVFLPDGAAVPVPLDPPPGPTAAELLTRLQGALRLPPPAARALALWLVSPLLEVQLQARQRPLRLARQWPDLLLRFSLGSPRHIAHDEPSLQLRRNVFFPKEQELQLEEEELLRLLYEEARGNVLGGRYPTAPPAAQELGALACRLRLGPFHPGRHTPRSLRPLLPELLPPPARGGLWGALWRRGPRAPEEGLCRAFARAPGAQAGPAALYRAFLRRCHQLPAYGCAFFQGAIERPPGGLLGWGGLRPVTVAVGLEGVTIIDPREKHVLLTLAYPELSWELVGAVGQEGDAVGQEGDGVGQGGDTAEPPQLWLEFDGDHEGAPVNRLLRVFSPQAELMSALIECCIALGGPGPPPAEPPPQHQERVARPRLQRLATIDYVQDGQGLRRVKPPWRSASFFGRVGSAHTPAPGAAGTAQR; encoded by the exons atggagggggaaggggagggggcgTCCGCGCCGCCCGGCGCTGccg ccctggTGTTCCTGCCCGACGGCGCGGCCGTGCCGGTGCCGCTGGaccccccgcccggccccacGGCGGCGGAGCTGCTGACCCGCCTGCAGGGGGCGCTgcgcctccccccgcccgccgcgcgcGCGCTCGCGCTGTGGCTCGTCTCGCCGCTGCTGG AGGTGCAGCTACAGGCGCGGCAGCGGCCTCTGCGCCTGGCCCGGCAGTGGCCCGACCTGCTGCTGCGCTTCAGCCTCGGCTCCCCCCGGCACATCGCACACG atgagcccagcctgcagctgcgTAGGAACGTCTTCTTCCCcaaggagcaggagctgcag ctggaggaggaggagctgctgcGGCTGCTGTATGAGGAAGCGCGAGGGAACGTGCTGGGGGGGCGCTACCCCACGGCCCCCCCCGCGGCGCAGGAGCTGGGGGCTCTGGCCTGCCGCCTGCGCCTGGGCCCCTTCCATCCCGGCCGCCACACGCCGCGCAGCCTGCG GCCGCTGCTGCCGgagctgctgccgccgccggcacgcggggggctgtggggtgctctctggcggcggggcccgcgcGCCCCCGAGGAGGGGCTGTGCCGCGCCTTCGCCCGTGCCCCTGGTGCCcaggccgggcccgccgcgctCTACCGCGCCTTCCTGCGCCgctgccaccagctgcctgcctACGG gtgcGCCTTCTTCCAGGGGGCCATTGAGCGCCCCCCCGGGggcctgctgggctgggggggtctgCGACCTGTCACCGTcgctgtggggctggagggcGTCACCATCATTGACCCCCGGGAGAAG CACGTGCTGCTGACGCTGGCCTATCCCgagctgagctgggagctggtgggcgccgtggggcaggagggcgatgctgtggggcaggagggcgatggcgtggggcaggggggcgaCACTGcggagcccccccagctctggctggagTTCGATGGTGACCACGAGGGTGCCCCCGTCAACCGGCTGCTGCGGGTGTTCTCCCCCCAG GCAGAGCTGATGAGCGCCCTTATCGAGTGCTGCATCGCACTgggggggccgggccccccccccgccgagccc cccccccagcaccaggagcGCGTCGCCCGGCCCCGCCTGCAGCGCCTGGCCACCATCGACTACGTGCAGGAtg ggcaggggctgcgaCGGGTGAAGCCCCCCTGGCGCTCGGCATCCTTCTTCGGCCGGGTAGGCAGCGCCCACACCCCCGCGCCAGGGGCGGCCGGGACGGCGCAGCgctga